In one window of Streptomyces sp. NBC_00193 DNA:
- a CDS encoding SigE family RNA polymerase sigma factor: MLHLAFPAGPVASGFDRPRRGLWSFLLRRERSSAAAAPPAPSEPYRHAYTYGHPTEAGGPPPTVTELYHAHRLRMVRLAVLLVDDLGTAEDVVQDAFTALYRRHGERITEVDNALGYLRTAVVNTARSVLRRRRIARAWTPQAPADVPSAEASVVLDEAHREVLAALGRLTPRRRQVLVLRYWADLSEAEIAETLGISRGAVKSNASRGLDALERILEGRI, encoded by the coding sequence GTGCTCCACCTCGCATTCCCCGCGGGCCCCGTCGCGTCCGGTTTCGACCGGCCGCGGCGGGGCTTGTGGTCGTTCCTGCTGCGCCGTGAGCGCTCCTCCGCCGCGGCGGCCCCGCCCGCGCCGTCGGAGCCGTACCGGCACGCGTACACGTACGGCCACCCCACCGAGGCGGGCGGCCCGCCGCCCACCGTGACCGAGCTCTACCACGCCCACCGGCTGCGGATGGTCCGGCTGGCGGTGCTGCTGGTGGACGACCTCGGTACCGCCGAGGACGTGGTGCAGGACGCCTTCACGGCGTTGTACCGGCGCCACGGCGAGCGGATCACGGAGGTGGACAACGCGCTGGGCTACCTGCGCACGGCCGTCGTCAACACGGCCCGCTCCGTGCTGCGCCGCCGCCGGATCGCCCGCGCCTGGACCCCGCAGGCACCCGCCGACGTGCCCTCCGCCGAGGCGTCCGTGGTCCTCGACGAGGCACACCGCGAGGTCCTCGCCGCGCTGGGGCGGCTGACGCCGAGGCGGCGGCAGGTCCTGGTGCTGCGCTACTGGGCCGACCTCAGCGAGGCGGAGATCGCCGAGACGCTGGGGATCAGCCGGGGGGCGGTCAAATCGAACGCGAGCCGTGGGCTGGACGCGCTGGAACGGATTCTGGAGGGTCGGATATGA
- a CDS encoding LPXTG cell wall anchor domain-containing protein, with amino-acid sequence MKNLKRAPLSVRRAAGLAVAAAGVALALAGPASAAQGASASPTAPAPAPATTAPSTAPSVVPSAPKPQPSVSVPPGTKPSASPSSVPSVSPSGAPNGTPTAVPSGAPSAAPSSPGEPELAHTGSSATTAAYGAGAAVLITAGAATLYTVRRRANG; translated from the coding sequence GTGAAGAACCTGAAGCGCGCCCCGCTGTCCGTCCGCAGGGCGGCGGGCCTCGCCGTAGCCGCCGCAGGCGTGGCCCTCGCGCTCGCCGGGCCGGCCTCCGCCGCACAGGGAGCGTCCGCCTCGCCGACCGCACCCGCCCCCGCCCCGGCGACCACCGCGCCGAGCACCGCGCCGAGCGTGGTCCCCTCTGCTCCGAAGCCGCAGCCCTCGGTGAGCGTGCCTCCGGGCACCAAGCCGAGCGCCTCGCCCAGCTCCGTCCCGAGCGTGTCTCCGAGCGGCGCGCCGAACGGGACCCCGACCGCCGTACCCAGCGGGGCTCCGAGCGCCGCCCCGTCCTCGCCCGGAGAGCCCGAACTCGCGCATACTGGCTCCTCCGCCACCACGGCCGCATACGGCGCCGGGGCCGCCGTGCTGATCACCGCCGGGGCCGCGACCCTGTACACCGTGCGGCGTCGCGCCAACGGCTGA
- a CDS encoding helix-turn-helix domain-containing protein has product MWSVVSSGGVPAGERFDWYADIISREVMPAALSSERPADFQGEAAVVDLGPLRASKFTLSPLRSRRTPALIRRGDPEQYQLALLRTGVTSMSQHRNACTVGAGDLMLWDTSLPSDNTMHADGGRVRATILMLPRDVLPLRPERLERLLARRIPGDRGIAAILASFMAALEDHAAECEPGELARLGTVAVDLATACLAQHLDAEDRIPSEARAEVLLRRIHAFIEHNLGDPELGPPAIAARHNISVRGLHQLFRGQGETVQARIRRRRLEQCRTELGRPELAAHRVQSIAARWGFGGPVVFSRAFREAYGLTPTEYRALSAGGPHQGSV; this is encoded by the coding sequence ATGTGGTCAGTGGTGTCGTCGGGCGGGGTCCCGGCGGGGGAGCGGTTCGACTGGTACGCCGACATCATCTCGCGCGAGGTGATGCCGGCCGCCCTCAGCAGCGAACGGCCGGCCGACTTCCAGGGCGAGGCCGCCGTGGTGGACCTGGGGCCCCTGCGCGCCTCCAAGTTCACGCTGTCGCCCCTGCGTTCGCGGCGCACGCCCGCGCTGATCCGGCGCGGGGATCCGGAGCAGTACCAACTGGCCCTGCTGCGCACGGGCGTCACGTCGATGTCCCAGCACCGCAACGCGTGCACGGTCGGGGCCGGGGACCTCATGCTGTGGGACACCTCGCTCCCCTCCGACAACACGATGCACGCGGACGGCGGCCGGGTGCGGGCGACGATCCTGATGCTCCCCCGGGACGTCCTGCCGCTGCGTCCCGAACGGCTGGAACGGCTGCTGGCCCGGCGCATACCGGGCGACCGCGGAATCGCGGCGATCCTGGCCTCCTTCATGGCCGCCCTGGAGGACCACGCCGCCGAATGCGAGCCCGGGGAACTGGCCCGGCTGGGCACGGTCGCCGTCGACCTCGCCACGGCCTGCCTGGCCCAGCACCTGGACGCCGAGGACCGGATCCCCTCCGAAGCCCGGGCGGAGGTCCTCCTGCGGCGGATCCACGCCTTCATCGAGCACAACCTCGGCGACCCGGAGCTCGGACCGCCCGCGATCGCGGCCCGCCACAACATCTCGGTGCGCGGTCTCCACCAGCTCTTCCGGGGACAGGGGGAGACCGTCCAGGCCCGGATCCGCCGACGCCGCCTGGAACAGTGCCGCACCGAGCTGGGCCGTCCCGAACTCGCCGCCCACCGCGTGCAGTCCATCGCCGCCCGATGGGGCTTCGGCGGACCCGTGGTCTTCAGCCGGGCGTTCCGCGAGGCGTACGGGCTCACGCCCACGGAGTACCGTGCGCTGAGCGCCGGGGGTCCGCACCAGGGCAGCGTCTAG
- a CDS encoding AraC family transcriptional regulator, which produces MATPPYSSWMRYFSPTANHRRLGLVCLGVGVQQGELPVVGPRVLDHHVAVVVCAGRGWFSHGGRAPQPVTAPALLWLVPGVEHHYGPDPQTGWDECFVDFAGHSVEAYTDLGYVTPDRPLVPLSGTAGVRHVVDGIVRAARLGGPLLEVEAAAAVHGLLVALRYARAGVSRHGDTVMDTLARDALLPISVAEHAARLGMSLPELRGAVRGSTGEGVKEYLLGIRLSRAKELLARTDLPVAGVARRVGYEDAAYFSRLFSRRVGVAPVRFRQQQSVQQQSARWLLSPPTSPPDSPPEPSPWEGPVTAGSRC; this is translated from the coding sequence ATGGCAACGCCTCCGTACAGCAGTTGGATGCGGTACTTCTCGCCGACCGCCAACCACCGCCGGCTCGGTCTGGTGTGCCTCGGTGTGGGGGTGCAGCAGGGCGAGCTGCCGGTGGTCGGCCCGCGCGTGCTCGACCACCACGTCGCGGTGGTGGTGTGCGCCGGCCGGGGCTGGTTCAGCCACGGCGGGCGGGCCCCGCAGCCGGTGACGGCCCCGGCGCTGCTGTGGCTCGTGCCCGGGGTGGAGCACCACTACGGCCCCGATCCACAGACCGGGTGGGACGAGTGCTTCGTGGATTTCGCCGGCCACAGCGTGGAGGCGTACACCGACCTCGGCTACGTCACCCCCGACCGGCCGCTGGTCCCGCTCAGCGGCACGGCCGGGGTGCGGCACGTGGTCGACGGGATCGTCCGGGCGGCCCGCCTCGGCGGCCCCCTGCTGGAGGTGGAGGCCGCCGCGGCCGTGCACGGGCTGCTCGTCGCGCTGCGCTACGCCCGGGCCGGGGTGTCGCGGCACGGGGACACCGTGATGGACACCCTGGCCCGGGACGCGCTGCTGCCGATCTCGGTGGCCGAGCACGCCGCCCGGCTCGGGATGAGCCTCCCCGAACTGCGCGGGGCGGTGCGGGGCAGTACCGGGGAGGGGGTCAAGGAGTACCTCCTCGGTATCCGCCTGAGCCGGGCGAAGGAGCTGCTGGCCCGGACCGACCTGCCGGTCGCCGGGGTCGCCCGGCGGGTCGGTTACGAGGACGCCGCCTACTTCAGCAGGCTGTTCAGCCGCCGGGTGGGCGTGGCGCCCGTCCGGTTCCGCCAGCAGCAGTCGGTGCAGCAGCAGTCGGCGCGATGGCTCCTCTCTCCCCCGACCTCTCCCCCGGACTCGCCCCCGGAGCCGTCGCCGTGGGAAGGACCCGTCACGGCAGGTAGCCGATGTTGA
- a CDS encoding SMI1/KNR4 family protein, whose translation MTTGSPAQRPDEAALEFLRSAFEPEWREPALGYEAVAEWEAEHGAVLPEPYRSFVAEIANGSSLGPPEDGGLLPLGRLTPGWPYRTARNPAAPFPLQETWAWEGEPLTADHDERVADVYGNGSVVLGTDDELSYWVLVVNGPQRGKIWLVSDVGAYPYPGPESSGFLEWIQRWRTGDGWWD comes from the coding sequence ATGACGACCGGATCACCTGCTCAGCGGCCCGACGAGGCCGCCCTGGAGTTCCTGCGCTCGGCGTTCGAGCCGGAGTGGCGCGAGCCGGCTCTCGGATACGAAGCGGTCGCGGAGTGGGAAGCCGAGCACGGGGCCGTGCTCCCAGAGCCGTACCGGAGTTTCGTAGCGGAGATCGCCAACGGGTCCTCGCTCGGGCCACCGGAGGACGGTGGCCTCCTCCCCCTTGGCCGGCTCACGCCGGGCTGGCCCTACCGGACCGCCCGGAATCCCGCCGCGCCGTTCCCGCTCCAGGAGACCTGGGCATGGGAAGGCGAACCTCTCACCGCAGATCACGACGAGCGCGTCGCCGATGTCTACGGCAACGGCTCCGTCGTACTGGGCACCGACGATGAACTCTCCTACTGGGTGCTCGTGGTCAACGGGCCCCAACGGGGCAAGATCTGGCTGGTCAGCGACGTCGGCGCCTACCCCTATCCGGGGCCGGAATCCTCCGGCTTCCTCGAGTGGATCCAGCGCTGGCGAACCGGCGACGGCTGGTGGGACTGA
- a CDS encoding endo-alpha-N-acetylgalactosaminidase family protein has product MRTPLWPAAAAVAGLVATLVVAVPAAPAVAAGPVTITSPELSVSVDSAFPRVISYTRTATGDVLNGNEDTIGAIVVNGTTYTPTVTATPSASGVDYALAFSGVTIRSRLSVTGSVVEFKVTAVEDTAALRVRSFSIPNHNLVSVRSNQTGAALSTAKMHTATTGTGDTFTPITVNTPVDASAATVMYGLANTGKLAAAIDSNSYYDAPSGGTANENGRISKQVTDKGTYRRAGLWSGSWLYRASGAADTDTEPLPYVRVAITADRNADSTVDWQDAAVAYRDIWTAPTGWQQTADRVVQRIPFNFASAATHPFAETLDETKRVNLATDGLGQFVLLKGYASEGHDSAHMDYKNIGSKLGGATDLNTLTTVGHTYNADFGVHINATEEYPVSATFDPAHQTGGLGWDWLDQSYYVDTRKDGQSGGRLKRLQDLKAAAPGLDFLYVDVWYGDGYLSRKLEREIGGLGYQLATEFPASMTGQSLWHHWATDVNYGGTDLKGINSNIARFIANHTKDDWIAANPLLGGAEITAYEGWQGKRDFTSFLNTTFATNLPTKYLQESPIVKWTANTVTLANGTTVTTSGNTRKITTAGRTVLDGSAYLLPRDGKLYHWNDKAASTTWTLPAGWSSPKLYKLTDTGRQLVGDLAVTGGQVTLNAAARTAYVVTNGAAPAQADPNWGQGAPVKDPSFFSGNLNAWTVTGSGAAVTRNAQGQNELTMAASTAPAVSQQLTGLAPGTYAASVWVSTPAGRAATLTVTPAGGTAASVHADSSTLTNNLGGSEKNGTKMQRMKVLFDVPAGQSAATLKLSAASGSGTVYLDDVRVVRSARTPLNGHWFTEDFENVDAGWGPFAFGGAGGSATDPRTHIAQRNAPYTQAGWNGKLVDDVISGQNSLKSHEERQGLVYRTLPQTLRLTPGRSYKVSFSYENGFSGDYQFITGSGSTETATALDQARTATTFTKTFTAGTDAWIGVRKVTGEGSHNEADFILDDLAVDDLGSGSGGELLVPQAQMSVRAVDSQETAGENGAAANVLDGDSATIWHTQWYQATAPMPHEITLDLGASYNVSALHYLPRQTQSNGRIADYQVLTSTDGVTWGTAAASGTFANTTAQQDVAFTARTARYVKLKATREVSGNPWTAVAELNIGYLP; this is encoded by the coding sequence ATGCGAACCCCCCTCTGGCCGGCCGCAGCCGCGGTGGCCGGTCTCGTGGCCACCTTGGTCGTGGCCGTGCCCGCCGCCCCCGCCGTGGCGGCCGGCCCCGTGACGATCACCTCGCCCGAGCTGTCCGTCAGCGTGGACAGCGCCTTCCCCCGCGTCATCAGCTACACCCGCACCGCCACCGGGGACGTGCTGAACGGCAACGAGGACACCATCGGCGCGATCGTCGTCAACGGAACCACCTACACCCCCACCGTCACCGCCACCCCCTCCGCCTCCGGCGTGGACTACGCGCTGGCCTTCTCCGGAGTGACCATCAGGTCGCGGCTCTCGGTGACCGGTTCGGTGGTGGAGTTCAAGGTCACGGCGGTCGAGGACACGGCCGCCCTGCGCGTCCGCAGCTTCTCCATCCCCAACCACAACCTCGTCAGCGTCCGCAGCAACCAGACGGGCGCGGCGCTCTCCACCGCGAAGATGCACACCGCCACCACCGGCACCGGGGACACCTTCACCCCGATCACCGTGAACACCCCGGTGGACGCCTCCGCGGCGACCGTGATGTACGGGCTGGCCAACACCGGCAAACTGGCCGCGGCCATCGACTCCAACTCGTACTACGACGCCCCCTCGGGCGGCACCGCCAACGAGAACGGCCGGATCAGCAAGCAGGTCACCGACAAGGGCACCTACCGCCGGGCCGGCCTGTGGAGCGGATCCTGGCTCTACCGGGCCTCGGGCGCGGCCGACACCGACACCGAGCCGCTGCCCTACGTCCGGGTCGCGATCACGGCCGACCGCAACGCCGACTCCACCGTCGACTGGCAGGACGCGGCGGTCGCCTACCGCGACATCTGGACCGCTCCCACCGGCTGGCAGCAGACCGCCGACCGGGTCGTGCAGCGCATCCCCTTCAACTTCGCCTCCGCGGCCACCCACCCCTTCGCCGAGACCCTCGACGAGACCAAGCGGGTCAACCTCGCCACCGACGGCCTCGGCCAGTTCGTCCTGCTCAAGGGGTACGCCTCCGAGGGCCACGACTCGGCCCACATGGACTACAAGAACATCGGCTCCAAGCTCGGCGGCGCCACCGACCTGAACACCCTCACCACCGTCGGCCACACCTACAACGCCGACTTCGGCGTCCACATCAACGCCACCGAGGAGTACCCGGTCTCGGCCACCTTCGACCCGGCGCACCAGACCGGCGGCCTCGGCTGGGACTGGCTCGACCAGTCGTACTACGTGGACACCCGCAAGGACGGACAGTCCGGCGGGCGCCTGAAGCGGCTCCAGGACCTCAAGGCGGCCGCCCCCGGCCTGGACTTCCTCTACGTGGACGTCTGGTACGGCGACGGCTACCTCTCGCGCAAGCTCGAACGCGAGATCGGCGGCCTCGGCTACCAGCTCGCCACCGAGTTCCCCGCCTCCATGACGGGTCAGTCCCTCTGGCACCACTGGGCCACCGACGTCAACTACGGCGGCACCGACCTCAAGGGCATCAACTCGAACATCGCCCGGTTCATCGCCAACCACACCAAGGACGACTGGATCGCCGCCAACCCGCTGCTCGGCGGCGCGGAGATCACCGCCTACGAGGGCTGGCAGGGCAAGCGGGACTTCACCTCCTTCCTCAACACCACCTTCGCGACCAACCTGCCGACCAAGTACCTCCAGGAATCCCCGATCGTGAAGTGGACCGCCAACACGGTCACCCTCGCCAACGGCACCACCGTCACCACCTCCGGGAACACCCGCAAGATCACCACGGCCGGCCGGACCGTCCTCGACGGCTCCGCCTACCTGCTCCCGCGCGACGGCAAGCTCTACCACTGGAACGACAAGGCGGCCTCCACCACCTGGACCCTGCCGGCCGGCTGGTCCTCGCCCAAGCTCTACAAACTGACCGACACCGGACGCCAGTTGGTCGGAGACCTGGCCGTCACCGGCGGGCAGGTCACCCTCAACGCCGCCGCCAGGACCGCCTACGTCGTCACCAACGGCGCCGCCCCCGCCCAGGCCGACCCGAACTGGGGCCAGGGTGCCCCCGTCAAGGACCCCTCCTTCTTCTCCGGCAACCTGAACGCCTGGACCGTCACCGGCTCCGGCGCCGCCGTCACCCGCAACGCCCAGGGGCAGAACGAGCTCACGATGGCCGCGAGCACCGCCCCCGCCGTCTCCCAGCAGCTCACCGGACTCGCCCCCGGCACCTACGCCGCCTCCGTCTGGGTCTCCACCCCGGCCGGACGCGCCGCCACCCTCACCGTGACCCCCGCCGGAGGCACGGCCGCCTCCGTCCACGCCGACTCCTCGACGCTGACCAACAACCTCGGCGGCAGCGAGAAGAACGGCACCAAGATGCAGCGCATGAAGGTGCTCTTCGACGTCCCCGCGGGGCAGTCGGCGGCCACCCTCAAGCTGTCCGCGGCATCCGGCTCCGGCACCGTCTACCTGGACGACGTACGGGTCGTCCGCTCCGCCCGCACCCCGCTGAACGGCCACTGGTTCACCGAGGACTTCGAGAACGTCGACGCGGGCTGGGGCCCCTTCGCCTTCGGCGGCGCCGGCGGCTCCGCCACCGACCCGCGCACCCACATCGCCCAGCGCAACGCCCCGTACACCCAGGCGGGCTGGAACGGAAAGCTGGTCGACGACGTGATCAGCGGGCAGAACTCGCTGAAATCGCACGAGGAACGCCAGGGCCTGGTCTACCGCACCCTCCCGCAGACCCTGCGGCTGACGCCCGGCCGCTCGTACAAGGTCAGTTTCAGCTACGAGAACGGCTTCAGCGGCGACTATCAGTTCATCACCGGCTCCGGCAGCACCGAGACGGCCACCGCGCTGGACCAGGCCCGGACGGCCACCACCTTCACGAAGACCTTCACCGCGGGTACCGACGCCTGGATCGGCGTACGGAAGGTCACCGGCGAAGGCTCCCACAACGAGGCCGACTTCATCCTCGACGACCTCGCCGTCGACGACCTGGGCTCCGGGAGCGGCGGCGAACTCCTCGTCCCGCAGGCACAGATGAGCGTCAGGGCGGTCGACAGCCAGGAGACCGCCGGCGAGAACGGCGCCGCGGCCAACGTGCTCGACGGCGACAGCGCCACCATCTGGCACACCCAGTGGTACCAGGCCACCGCGCCGATGCCGCACGAGATCACCCTCGACCTCGGCGCCTCGTACAACGTCTCCGCCCTGCACTACCTGCCCCGGCAGACGCAGAGCAACGGACGCATCGCCGACTACCAGGTCCTCACCTCCACCGACGGCGTCACCTGGGGGACGGCGGCCGCCTCCGGCACCTTCGCCAACACCACCGCCCAGCAGGACGTCGCCTTCACGGCGCGCACCGCGCGCTACGTCAAGCTCAAGGCCACGAGGGAGGTTTCGGGGAATCCGTGGACGGCCGTCGCGGAACTCAACATCGGCTACCTGCCGTGA
- a CDS encoding DMT family transporter, with the protein MRDLAPGIVGMALVGSSVTVSRSLVDAPLFGVQAVRYTMAALLLFGLARLARVRITAPRGREWLWLAGVAATGLVLFNVAVVRGVAHAEPAVIAVAVACVPVLFGVVGPLMEGRRPSRRVLLAAPVVVAGAVLVEGTGRTDAAGVGWAALALGCEAGFTLLAVPVLRRHGAWGVSLHAVWMGAVMLAVLTVCVEGPAELVSVSPRQWAAAGYLAVMVTAVAFLLWYRTVAAVGSGRAGLLTGVAPLAAAGAGAVTGGGVPGPAVWLGLTVVVAGLAVGLRPERAPGGPAVALPAPVAPGARKPRNAHEPAAP; encoded by the coding sequence GTGCGCGACCTCGCCCCCGGCATCGTCGGCATGGCACTCGTCGGCAGCAGCGTCACCGTCTCCCGCTCCCTCGTGGACGCCCCGCTCTTCGGCGTGCAGGCCGTCCGCTACACGATGGCCGCGCTGCTCCTCTTCGGCCTGGCCCGCCTCGCCCGGGTGCGGATCACCGCGCCGCGCGGCCGGGAGTGGCTGTGGCTGGCCGGGGTCGCCGCGACCGGGCTGGTGCTGTTCAACGTGGCCGTCGTACGGGGCGTCGCGCACGCCGAGCCGGCCGTGATCGCCGTCGCCGTGGCCTGCGTACCCGTCCTGTTCGGGGTGGTCGGCCCGCTGATGGAGGGCCGCAGGCCCAGCCGCCGGGTGCTGCTGGCCGCGCCGGTGGTCGTCGCCGGGGCGGTGCTGGTGGAGGGAACGGGCCGGACGGACGCGGCCGGGGTCGGTTGGGCCGCGCTCGCGCTGGGCTGCGAGGCCGGGTTCACCCTGCTCGCGGTGCCGGTGCTGCGGCGCCACGGGGCGTGGGGGGTGTCGCTGCACGCGGTGTGGATGGGCGCGGTGATGCTGGCGGTGCTCACGGTGTGCGTCGAGGGGCCCGCGGAGCTCGTGTCCGTGAGCCCGCGCCAGTGGGCCGCCGCGGGCTACCTCGCGGTGATGGTGACGGCGGTGGCCTTCCTCCTCTGGTACCGCACGGTGGCCGCGGTGGGCTCCGGCCGGGCCGGGCTGCTGACCGGGGTGGCCCCGCTCGCGGCGGCGGGCGCGGGAGCCGTCACGGGCGGCGGGGTCCCGGGTCCGGCGGTGTGGCTGGGCCTGACCGTGGTGGTCGCCGGCCTGGCGGTGGGGCTCCGGCCGGAGCGGGCACCGGGCGGGCCGGCGGTCGCGCTGCCCGCGCCGGTCGCCCCGGGCGCGCGAAAGCCTCGTAACGCCCATGAACCCGCGGCCCCTTGA
- a CDS encoding GNAT family N-acetyltransferase, with the protein MNDIAHGIRIRPGGPEDVPAVLDMLDAAVAWMNARGNTEQWGTIPYSQTPGGVERVQGYATENSPYLAELDGVPVGALVLDTGPSPKMPMIPPAGEPERYVRLLVSDRRYAGLGVGAALLARAVEETRRAGVELLRVDCWAGGTGELVAYYERNGFTRTDPFLSGSWPGQVLAQRV; encoded by the coding sequence ATGAACGACATCGCACACGGCATACGGATCCGGCCGGGCGGCCCGGAGGACGTACCGGCCGTTCTGGACATGCTCGACGCGGCCGTGGCCTGGATGAACGCCCGCGGGAACACCGAGCAGTGGGGCACGATCCCCTACTCGCAGACCCCCGGCGGGGTGGAGCGGGTCCAGGGGTACGCGACCGAGAACTCCCCGTACCTCGCGGAGCTGGACGGGGTCCCCGTCGGAGCCCTGGTACTGGACACCGGGCCGAGCCCGAAGATGCCGATGATCCCGCCCGCCGGGGAACCCGAGCGGTACGTCCGGCTGCTGGTCTCCGACCGGCGGTACGCCGGCCTGGGCGTCGGCGCCGCCCTGCTGGCCCGGGCCGTGGAGGAGACCAGGCGGGCCGGCGTGGAGCTGCTGAGGGTCGACTGCTGGGCGGGCGGTACGGGCGAACTGGTCGCGTACTACGAGCGCAACGGCTTCACCCGCACCGACCCGTTCCTCTCCGGCAGCTGGCCGGGCCAGGTACTGGCACAGCGGGTCTAG
- a CDS encoding PLP-dependent aminotransferase family protein codes for MDRSKESAFEGSVTAGSEAAGSEAGGSDFLQLDIGRAPAGGRTDWLADRLRAAIADGTLAVGSRLPASRVLAAELRVSRGLVTEAYQRLAETGQVAGRGRAGTVVVAAPATGVQPPSGPARPALPDPADPFGTREWGALVDALRAAPGRIDLSPGAPDLAAFPRTAWLQAERRVLAELTPADFGYGNPQGTPALREAIVGWLAQNRGIRADPEEVVVVAGVAQALGLLAQVLRAEGVRNVAVEDPGSLGTRRQLEHGGMRLLPVPVDAGGIDTAALAAGPAQAVVLTPAHQFPTGVVLDGERRRELLRWAAAGGVVIEDDYDAEHRYDRAPVPALRALLPEAVCYTGSVSKLLAPALRLGWLLVPPRRLDAVIEAKRYADLGNPVLAQLVLARLMASGELERHLRFVRRRHRARRDAMLRAIAAELPGARVHGAAAGLHLMVTFEGADAEGFDDTALAAAALDLGVKAHPLSWHRVTPGPAGLVLGYAAGSVGEIEEGVATLGTALRALRG; via the coding sequence ATGGACAGGTCCAAAGAGAGCGCCTTCGAGGGGTCCGTAACAGCAGGTTCTGAAGCGGCGGGGTCCGAAGCAGGGGGGTCGGACTTCCTCCAGCTGGACATCGGCCGGGCCCCGGCCGGCGGGCGCACCGACTGGCTCGCCGACCGCCTCCGTGCGGCCATCGCCGACGGCACGCTCGCCGTGGGCAGCCGCCTCCCGGCCAGCCGCGTCCTCGCCGCCGAGCTGCGGGTCTCCCGGGGGCTGGTCACCGAGGCGTACCAGCGGCTGGCGGAGACCGGCCAGGTGGCCGGCCGCGGCCGTGCGGGGACGGTCGTGGTGGCCGCGCCGGCGACCGGAGTGCAGCCCCCGTCAGGGCCCGCGCGCCCCGCGCTCCCGGATCCGGCCGACCCGTTCGGCACGAGGGAATGGGGCGCCCTCGTCGACGCGCTGCGCGCGGCCCCGGGCCGGATCGACCTCTCGCCCGGGGCGCCGGACCTGGCCGCGTTCCCGCGCACGGCCTGGCTCCAGGCGGAACGCCGGGTCCTCGCCGAGCTGACGCCCGCCGACTTCGGCTACGGGAACCCGCAGGGCACCCCCGCGCTGCGCGAGGCGATCGTCGGCTGGCTCGCCCAGAACCGCGGGATCCGCGCGGACCCCGAGGAGGTGGTCGTGGTGGCGGGCGTGGCGCAGGCGCTCGGACTGCTGGCACAGGTGCTGCGCGCGGAAGGCGTACGCAACGTGGCGGTCGAGGACCCCGGCTCGCTCGGGACGCGCCGGCAACTGGAACACGGGGGCATGCGCCTCCTGCCCGTACCCGTGGACGCGGGCGGCATCGACACCGCCGCCCTGGCGGCCGGCCCGGCCCAGGCGGTGGTGCTGACACCGGCGCACCAGTTCCCGACCGGGGTCGTCCTCGACGGAGAACGCCGCCGCGAGCTGCTCCGCTGGGCCGCGGCCGGGGGAGTCGTCATCGAGGACGACTACGACGCCGAACACCGCTACGACCGCGCCCCCGTCCCCGCCCTGCGGGCCCTGCTCCCGGAGGCCGTCTGCTACACCGGAAGCGTCTCCAAACTCCTCGCCCCCGCCCTGCGGCTGGGCTGGCTGCTGGTTCCGCCGCGCAGGCTGGACGCCGTGATCGAGGCCAAGCGCTACGCCGACCTCGGCAATCCCGTCCTCGCCCAGCTGGTGCTGGCCCGGCTGATGGCCTCGGGGGAGCTGGAGCGCCACCTGCGCTTCGTACGCAGGCGCCACCGGGCCCGCCGGGACGCGATGCTCCGCGCGATCGCCGCCGAACTGCCCGGAGCGCGGGTGCACGGGGCGGCGGCCGGGCTGCACTTGATGGTCACCTTCGAGGGGGCGGACGCCGAGGGCTTCGACGACACCGCCCTCGCCGCCGCGGCCCTGGACCTCGGGGTCAAGGCCCACCCCCTGTCCTGGCACCGGGTCACCCCGGGCCCCGCGGGCCTGGTCCTCGGCTACGCCGCGGGCTCGGTGGGCGAGATCGAGGAGGGCGTGGCCACCCTCGGCACGGCCCTGCGAGCGCTACGGGGGTAG